Proteins from a genomic interval of Mycobacterium conspicuum:
- a CDS encoding STAS domain-containing protein, giving the protein MAENNFPTRPIRIDTECHHGVSFLKLAGALDAASYRMLRDTMIKAALDEPRAVLVDINDLSVSSPSSYSVFASARWHVSVWPDVPILLVCADPRRRQAITRSGAARYAPVHPTGEAALAMVADGSPAARRRARTQLPADAVSIGLARHSVADWLTAWGQEELTAVAGLVATIFVDNVLAHTDSAPLLIVENYQDTVTVAVQDGSRTPASLHEDSDRGAEIVSGLGIVAALCRAWGSTPTPTGKTVWASVGRENRL; this is encoded by the coding sequence GTGGCTGAAAACAACTTTCCTACCCGGCCTATCCGGATCGACACCGAGTGCCACCATGGGGTGTCGTTCCTCAAACTGGCGGGAGCCCTGGATGCCGCCAGCTATCGCATGCTGCGCGACACTATGATCAAGGCGGCGCTCGACGAGCCGCGCGCGGTGCTCGTCGACATCAACGATTTATCCGTGTCGTCACCATCGTCGTATTCGGTGTTCGCCAGCGCCCGCTGGCACGTCAGCGTCTGGCCCGACGTGCCGATCCTGCTGGTCTGCGCGGACCCGCGGCGTCGGCAGGCGATCACGCGCAGCGGCGCGGCACGGTATGCGCCGGTGCACCCCACCGGCGAGGCGGCACTGGCGATGGTCGCCGATGGGTCGCCGGCGGCCCGGCGGCGCGCACGGACCCAGCTTCCGGCCGACGCCGTCAGCATCGGTCTGGCCCGACACTCGGTCGCCGACTGGCTCACCGCGTGGGGTCAGGAGGAGCTGACCGCCGTTGCCGGCTTGGTGGCAACCATTTTCGTCGATAACGTCCTCGCTCACACCGACAGCGCGCCGCTGTTGATCGTCGAGAATTATCAAGACACGGTCACCGTTGCGGTGCAGGATGGCAGCCGAACGCCGGCGAGCCTGCATGAGGATTCCGACCGCGGCGCGGAAATCGTGTCCGGTCTGGGCATCGTTGCCGCGCTCTGCCGCGCCTGGGGAAGTACCCCGACACCCACCGGCAAGACGGTGTGGGCATCGGTCGGTCGCGAAAACCGGCTTTAA
- a CDS encoding chemotaxis protein CheB, which produces MVIQANKGSDDLRGVVAIGASAGGVEALSNLAAGLSPDLPYAYLMVLHMPAGAPSILARIVDRKGPLPAVTAEDGASLLPGHIYVARPNRHLLVEDHRLVVSQGPTENGHRPAINALFRSAALAFGPRAIGVLLSGVLDDGVLGLAAIRSRGGTTIGQSPDDALFSAMPTNARDAGVVEQQAAAADMGEVLRKLSHREIEELDMEPDAAMEVENRIAMASHFATDFDTQELGPASGYTCPDCKGSLVSLDGGSFRCRVGHAWTRDALLAARDDEVENALWVALRSLQEKAKLARQLADTVDHGLLFQRYVSLAEEAERALSVLSQRLAASGPRRGDAGG; this is translated from the coding sequence GTGGTGATTCAGGCGAACAAGGGATCCGACGACTTGCGGGGCGTCGTAGCGATCGGTGCGTCTGCTGGGGGTGTGGAAGCGCTGTCCAACCTGGCGGCGGGGTTGTCGCCGGATCTGCCCTATGCCTACCTGATGGTCTTGCATATGCCCGCCGGAGCGCCGAGCATCCTGGCCCGCATCGTCGACCGGAAGGGTCCGCTGCCCGCTGTCACCGCGGAAGACGGGGCGTCCCTGCTGCCCGGCCACATCTACGTCGCACGCCCGAATCGCCATCTTTTGGTCGAAGACCATCGCCTGGTCGTGTCGCAGGGGCCGACGGAGAATGGGCACCGACCCGCGATCAACGCGTTATTCCGTTCGGCTGCATTGGCTTTTGGGCCACGAGCGATCGGCGTTTTGCTCTCGGGTGTGCTTGACGACGGCGTGTTGGGGCTGGCGGCGATCCGTTCCCGGGGCGGCACCACGATCGGTCAGTCACCCGACGACGCGTTGTTCTCGGCCATGCCGACCAATGCCCGTGACGCCGGCGTGGTGGAGCAGCAAGCGGCGGCCGCCGACATGGGCGAGGTGCTCAGAAAGCTGTCGCACCGAGAGATCGAGGAGTTGGACATGGAGCCCGACGCTGCGATGGAGGTGGAAAACCGCATCGCCATGGCCTCCCACTTCGCCACCGACTTCGACACCCAGGAACTCGGCCCGGCGTCGGGGTACACCTGCCCGGACTGCAAGGGATCGCTCGTTTCGTTGGACGGCGGGAGTTTTCGCTGCCGCGTCGGTCACGCCTGGACGCGCGACGCGCTGCTGGCCGCCCGCGACGACGAGGTGGAGAACGCGCTGTGGGTGGCCCTGCGCAGCCTGCAGGAGAAGGCGAAATTAGCCAGGCAACTGGCGGACACCGTGGATCACGGCCTGCTCTTTCAGCGTTATGTGTCCCTGGCCGAGGAGGCCGAACGCGCGCTGAGCGTGCTCAGCCAGCGTCTGGCGGCCTCCGGCCCCCGCCGGGGTGATGCCGGTGGCTGA